The following are from one region of the Variovorax sp. V213 genome:
- a CDS encoding type IV pili methyl-accepting chemotaxis transducer N-terminal domain-containing protein encodes MKRRLFIASSALAAAGVRAQVADLNDAINKAGRQRMLSQRASKAYLALAQKVETRNAQQVLDKSIVLFEKQLAELKAFAPSPAIRSTYDALDGAWGEFKRELTGPTAGKEEAVRIVKLDAAVLALAHQGTTQYEAASGKSVGRLVNIAGRQRMLSQRMAKFYLAGAMQIDAAGSTAEIAKSRTEFLAGLDTLRNAPEATAPIRQELVLADAQWMFFNRGLQRLEGAGTSPALMSDVFVTSENMLAIMDRVTGMYSDLKT; translated from the coding sequence TTGAAAAGAAGACTCTTCATCGCTTCCTCGGCGTTGGCCGCTGCAGGCGTCCGTGCGCAGGTGGCCGACCTCAACGATGCCATCAACAAGGCGGGCCGCCAGCGCATGCTGTCGCAGCGCGCGAGCAAGGCCTATCTCGCGCTGGCGCAGAAGGTGGAAACGCGCAACGCCCAGCAGGTGCTCGACAAGTCCATCGTGCTGTTCGAAAAGCAGCTGGCCGAACTCAAGGCCTTTGCGCCGAGCCCTGCCATCCGCAGCACCTACGACGCACTCGACGGCGCCTGGGGCGAGTTCAAGCGCGAGCTCACCGGCCCGACCGCCGGCAAGGAAGAAGCCGTCCGGATCGTCAAGCTCGACGCCGCCGTGCTCGCGCTTGCGCACCAGGGCACCACGCAGTACGAAGCCGCCTCGGGCAAGTCCGTGGGCCGGCTGGTCAACATCGCGGGCCGGCAGCGCATGCTGTCGCAGCGCATGGCCAAGTTCTACCTGGCCGGTGCGATGCAGATCGACGCGGCCGGCAGCACGGCCGAAATCGCCAAGTCACGCACCGAATTCCTGGCCGGCCTGGACACCCTGCGCAACGCGCCCGAAGCCACCGCCCCGATCCGCCAGGAACTGGTGCTGGCGGACGCGCAGTGGATGTTCTTCAACCGCGGGCTCCAGCGCCTCGAAGGCGCCGGCACCTCGCCCGCCCTCATGTCCGACGTGTTCGTGACCAGCGAAAACATGCTGGCCATCATGGACCGGGTGACAGGCATGTATTCCGACCTCAAAACCTAG
- a CDS encoding protein kinase, whose protein sequence is MSFEVDIGYSSQRGPREVNEDFAGAVNAPPGEESRGLIAAIADGVSTGGRGLEASQTTVMGLLADYFATPDTWEPTAALDRLVAAQNAWLADHNRRRQGGGTALTTLTALVLHGQSYTLAHVGDTRAWRVRTDGEPAMLLTQDHAFEHPDMRSRLTRAIGLDDQVRVDYVEGDVRVGDCFVLTSDGVHGVLKPQRLAELALQGGAEDASEALVQAALDAGTRDNATALVIRVVGLDARQLDDELGDGRRLAPPPFLKVGDALDGYVVTGLVADTGVHLLYQARNAATRELVALKTLHPSRASDPQERAMLAHEAWLGQRVGSGGFVRVHERSENASALYIVFDWHGGRTLEQMRKSGARGTVAEVVTAAIEVTKALGRLHRHGVVHRDIKPANLHLGDDGRWRILDLGVALSGREGSAQRELHAGTPSYINPEQWEGAHADPGSDLFALGATLYQWLGGHLPYGEIEPYQVARYRRDPVALSRLRPDVPVWLDHLVRKAVARDPRERFETAEEMLLALERGASRPVSAPAATPLIRRDPAALYKIALAVSLLFNALLVVWLLFLPR, encoded by the coding sequence ATGAGCTTTGAAGTGGACATCGGCTACAGCAGCCAGCGCGGACCGCGCGAAGTGAACGAAGACTTTGCTGGCGCCGTCAACGCGCCACCCGGCGAGGAGTCGCGCGGACTCATCGCGGCCATTGCCGATGGCGTGTCCACCGGCGGCCGCGGGCTGGAGGCGTCGCAGACCACGGTGATGGGGCTTTTGGCCGACTACTTCGCCACGCCCGACACCTGGGAGCCGACCGCCGCGCTCGACCGCCTGGTCGCCGCGCAGAACGCCTGGCTCGCCGATCACAACCGGCGTCGCCAGGGGGGGGGTACGGCGCTCACCACCTTGACGGCGCTGGTGCTGCATGGCCAGAGCTACACGCTGGCGCACGTGGGCGACACGCGCGCATGGCGCGTGCGCACCGACGGCGAGCCGGCCATGCTGCTGACCCAGGACCACGCCTTCGAGCATCCCGACATGCGCAGCCGGCTGACGCGCGCCATCGGCCTGGACGACCAGGTGCGCGTCGACTACGTCGAAGGCGACGTGCGCGTGGGAGACTGCTTCGTGCTCACGTCCGACGGCGTGCACGGCGTGCTCAAGCCGCAGCGCCTGGCCGAGCTGGCCCTGCAGGGCGGTGCCGAGGACGCGAGCGAAGCGCTGGTGCAAGCGGCGCTCGATGCCGGCACGCGCGACAACGCGACCGCATTGGTCATTCGCGTCGTGGGCCTGGACGCGCGGCAGCTGGACGACGAGCTCGGCGACGGCCGACGCCTGGCGCCGCCGCCGTTCTTGAAAGTGGGCGATGCGCTCGACGGCTATGTCGTCACCGGCCTGGTGGCCGACACCGGCGTGCACCTGCTGTACCAGGCGCGCAATGCGGCCACGCGCGAGCTGGTGGCGCTCAAGACGCTGCACCCCTCGCGCGCCAGCGATCCGCAGGAGCGCGCCATGCTCGCGCACGAAGCCTGGCTGGGCCAGCGCGTGGGCAGCGGCGGATTCGTGCGCGTGCATGAGCGGTCCGAGAACGCCAGTGCGCTCTACATCGTGTTCGACTGGCACGGCGGGCGCACGCTGGAGCAGATGCGCAAATCCGGCGCCCGCGGCACGGTGGCCGAAGTGGTCACGGCGGCCATCGAGGTGACCAAGGCGCTGGGCCGGCTGCACCGCCATGGCGTGGTGCATCGAGACATCAAGCCCGCCAACCTGCACCTGGGCGATGACGGACGATGGCGCATCCTCGACCTTGGCGTGGCGCTGTCCGGACGCGAAGGCTCGGCCCAGCGGGAGCTGCATGCCGGCACGCCCAGCTACATCAATCCCGAGCAATGGGAGGGCGCCCATGCCGACCCCGGCAGCGACCTGTTCGCACTCGGCGCCACGCTGTACCAGTGGCTCGGCGGGCACTTGCCCTACGGCGAGATCGAGCCCTACCAGGTGGCGCGCTACCGGCGCGATCCGGTTGCGCTCTCGCGCCTGCGGCCCGACGTGCCCGTGTGGCTCGACCACCTGGTGCGCAAGGCCGTCGCGCGCGATCCGAGGGAGCGCTTCGAAACCGCCGAAGAAATGCTGCTCGCCCTGGAGCGGGGCGCTTCCCGCCCCGTCAGCGCACCCGCCGCCACGCCGCTGATCCGCCGCGATCCGGCTGCGCTCTACAAGATCGCGCTGGCCGTGTCGCTGCTGTTCAACGCACTGCTCGTGGTGTGGCTTCTCTTCCTGCCACGCTGA